The DNA segment CAGTCACTCTAGCtatctaatataaataattattgttCTTTTCTCATACATCAAGATATGTATTAATCCAACATGTGTCTATGTAAAAATTGTTTTGGTCTTCGTTGTCAAGAGGCACTATAATtacaataaaactaaaaaatcactTCTCTTTActgtttttcttcttccaaaTTTTCTCAATTGCTCAATTGCgatcattatttttttcactttctttgaTTTTTCTAGAGAATCATCTTTCATGTTCTCTCTTTTTCCGAGATTCACATCTTTTGCGATCGTTGTACTCAAGTTTCTTGATATATACAAGCCAAATCATAGTGTCCACTTTTGAGAGGCAGTAAGTTACACGCGCCAAGCTTTTTACTCTGGTGTGGCGGTTCTCTATGAGAGCTTCGGCGCTCTGGTGGCTCGTTACGGCGGTGGTTGTCACTGTTAGAAGATGACGGTTATGTCGTTGGACTCCGCTAGCTAGCCATCGGGGTGTTAGGGTTTGTCCCGATTGATGTGAGATCTTAGTTTGTCAATGTCGGATCTTTTCTTGGCGATGGCGGTTCTCCGGGACCTGCGACCTCCAGCGTGATCTACGCTCATGACCGGTGGATTGATGAGAGGCAAATAGATCTTCGGACTTGCGAGACGGCGAGCTCCAGTCACGACTGCGGCGGCTACGGTCTGTTGGGATCCACATCTTGTTTGGGAACTGGTGTTGGCGGCCGCGGGACACCTTTGACGCTGGCGTTACACCTTTTTGTGGttgtatattttctatgttGTTACATACTTTTCCACGCAAAAATTTGAGTTCATAATTTTTTCTAGTGTTCAGTGCTTGGCCATTCAGATTGGATAATTCAGATATGAAAAAGTTGGTACCGTTTGGATAATTCTGAATTTCAGATCAGATTCGTTTCGGTACTTATTGTTGGAGATAAACTTACACATGtctattaaaaatcaaatccaaaATCAGACCGGGTCCGTTAGTCAATATTGGTGACTCCACTAGAGAAAAAACGTACTATTCTATTAGTAGATTTTCAAGTGGGATATTTGTATGTCTACCTAACAACAAACAATAGAGAAGCAAGAATAGAGATTCTAAGAGGTGTTTTATTGATCGCTTGaacaaaaactataatttttggGGTATAAATTGTAGCTTTATTCTCTGAACGTCGATCCATTGTTTGAGGGTTCGGGGCAAGTTTTCTCATCTATAATAAACCTTTATGTGATTTTTGCATGTTGTGCGTTTGCATATATATAACGTAAAACTAATGTTTGGTCCGGTTGACTGGATCATTAGCTCACCGAAACCGTTTTTTCTAAAgatgaatattaaatattttagttaaaatcaaaaattaaattataagcagtcaaaataaattatgaacaataaaaatgaaaaaaataaaaattataagaacACATGGTAACCTCTCAACGCTTTATTCTATTGTTACTAGGGGCTtgccggcgctacgcgccggttttctaatattatttagttattttgatatataatctAAATATATGGTTTGGTTGTTAACATGGAGTTTTTATGTTgctttacaattttttaaaaaaagttcatGGTATCTTAGAAAATAAACTTTTATCGAAGACATATATCTTTGTGTCTTcgataaaagtttattttttaagtttattagcatcgatagaaaaatataaaacatattttgctTTTCTAACTTGGAAAACTTAGTTTTTACAAAATATGATAGTTCATAACCTTAGTCCATTCCCATTTTGGGCGGAACCGATCTTACCAAGGCTTGACATGCCGCGAATCCTCTTGAAAGAGATGatctaatatgcaaaaatgtgATGTACATTTTGTGTATACCATTGGAAAAAATGTAGTTTTCACATAAATTTGTACTCAAGTCTGATCATATACATATTAATGAACTGTCTTTCATATATGCACTGAAACAGAAATTTTAATatgggttattttatttattggatattTTAAAGTCTTTTAGACTGATATGAATCGTTTGCATAgaattgtattattattttgtttgtttttgttttgttttattctatatttcattttattatatctatatatataagttggttatatatattttgtttgtttttgagaTGAATCGTTTGCACTGACACAGTGGTAGcattgtattattattttgtttttgtttaggaAAAGCATAGTCTTTTTTCTGAAACATATGAGCTTTTATTTGTTACAAAATTTGTTCTGACATTGACAGATGTTCCAAATCATATAACAAACAACAACAGATTTCGTAATCTTATAGTAGTGAAGAGAAGTAATCTTATAATGCATATTCATAGTTTGGCTTTTGTGGTGATTTCTGGTCACCTGCATTTGTGTTGGCGCATATTTGATTGTTGGAATTTTTTTAGTAATCATCACCCGATTTCAGCTATGGTCctttatattaaaactttataCAGGCCAACTTGTTACAGAAAAAGCATCACGTTAGATCAGAAATCatattacaattgtataagtaaATCTTCTACTCAACAAAACCAGGTAGTCAACACCATTAGCATATTTGAgcaataagaatatatatacttATCCACACCGAGGGCACAAAATTATTGCATCTGGAAGCTTTAAATCCACTTgcataaatagaaacaaaatatttacaaaatatggaAAGCTCTCAGAAAGTACTTTCAAAGCGAAAACATATAACTGAAAATCTGATCTGTGAATTTTAAATCAAGATTCAGTATCATGAAGTGAATACGCACAAAAGAAAACGAAGAACTAACCCTATCTAATTGACACGGAGGTGAATACTACGGTCAATGCAAAGCTCGTACATCTGACCGCTTTCCGGAGCATTTTCATGAGAATACATAATTGTGTGAAGGGCATATTGTACCTGATATACATTTCCCATAAGACTCTTGTTAGTGCCTCACATAATCACTTACAGGATCAACTGAAAACCAAAATCAGCATTACAGAATCtggaaaatatgatattttatatacCCCGTGTGAACTGCATCACATACTCAAGATGCCAAAACCCTCTCTCAAACCTTCTTCCTGTAAACAAAAGTAAAgatcaaaaaaaattctctccAAAACCAGAGactgagacaaaaaaaaacattgagaGCTATTTAACGTGTACCTTGAGTTGATATATAAAGCgaagaatctgaaaaaaaaaacatttctaagAATAAAGATTCTTCTCTTTTCTAGACACAACCTAAGTGAGACATAGAATCAGCTCAGAGCGACTGAAATGAGCTAACTTTTTTCAGAAGAAAGTGGGTGTATCCCCGATGCTCTCCAAGATATTGACCACATCATATATAAGCCAACGTTCAACTCCTGCAACAACcacacaactttttttttgatctgAACACACAATTTTCTTGGTTTTGGAATCCAAATAAGGTTTAGATTTATTTACATAGAATTATGAATCTCACCTCATTTGGCCGCGTCATCATCTGTGCCCAACAAATCAACATCGTCTCGGTTATATAGTCTCAGGAAACTGGATCCTACAtacacacaaaataaaataaaagttacacaAAACTCAATCTGGAAGAAAATTAtcgagagagagggagaggtaTATGTAAATACATGAACCGACAATGCCTAGAGATTAAAAGGAGAAAATAAGTGGAGAGTGTAGCCAATAAAGACATGGTCCGACTCAATCGTATGTGGCTCATCCCCTGGTTTGGACCAACCACCGATAATAAAGCTTTCCCGGCTCAAAGATACGTTAGTGAACTCACATGTGCATATCACTTGGAGACCGTTGTTTTGGtctttataattcttaaatgaTACTACACCATTCATTTGGCCTTCATTCCAATATCATGGAAACTCCACGTTTAATACTGATCCATATGCTTGGTGGTTGAACCAAGCATGTATATGACATCCAGGAAAGCAAGTACTGACCAAGGATTTGAATACAAAATTCTGCAAATTTAATGTGCTAGAACTTAGAATATACTTGTAAGTGAATATAATCAATACTTCTCGCATAATACCAATAGAACTCACAAAATTTGGACATTTTCCGGTAATAATAAAGAGGTTGAGAAAAATATAATCAATACCTGATTATATCGACCGAAGATGGGATTTCTTACATCAAAGAGCTTCAAGAGAAAGTAAACATCATTGAAGCAGAAAGATTGACCACAAGGAGAGAAGTTTACATTCAAGCTGTGAAGGAAGAGGTTGTTATAAGATTAATCTCACCATTGGGGTCACAACCATACTTTGAATGTTGTAAAACACGTGCAGAAACAACAACCAGTAAGGATAAATTAAAAGGCTAAACCTTTTGAGGCATTGGAGCAAGAACTCTTGGAATCTGAGTAAATATCCATATCCGGAGGAGTCACATATAACCACCACATCAGAAACGCTGCCGCATAGTCGAAAACGTAAAAACAGCTTGAATGCAAAGTTAAAAGCGGAGAAGAACTTTTCACATACCTCTCTGAAGTCATAAACATCGTTATCAGGATCAGGCGGCTTCCTGATAAACAAAATCACAGTCCTACAAACTGATCTTATGGAACCCGTCTTCGTTTATACGATAATCAACCACCATCTCCGAGTTCCACCCCTGCGTCGATGTGAAGCTCTTGATCTGCACGAACGCGATGTCCCCATCGCCGCCGCCGCTCGCAGCCGCCATCGCTGCGGTCGTACTCGACGTCGTAGTCCTTTTTGTTGTCCACTTCCTCCACTTCCTCGTTTACCATGTCGTACTCGTCCTGTCCACCTCTGCCGTCGGCGTCGTCTACTTTGACGACGATTGAACGCCCTCGGCGGCGGGGGTTTAGTGTTAGTGGCGCGAAACAGGCGTTGGTTCTGAGTGAAG comes from the Brassica napus cultivar Da-Ae unplaced genomic scaffold, Da-Ae ScsIHWf_629;HRSCAF=925, whole genome shotgun sequence genome and includes:
- the LOC125604825 gene encoding PLASTID TRANSCRIPTIONALLY ACTIVE protein 6, chloroplastic-like, with protein sequence MASSVTSRSLSLFLFTSKPSSFPSAAAATTHLLFPSLRTNACFAPLTLNPRRRGRSIVVKVDDADGRGGQDEYDMVNEEVEEVDNKKDYDVEYDRSDGGCERRRRWGHRVRADQELHIDAGVELGDGG